From a region of the Corallococcus coralloides DSM 2259 genome:
- the hemL gene encoding glutamate-1-semialdehyde 2,1-aminomutase, giving the protein MKHAQSQALFARAQARIPGGVNSPVRAFRGVGGDPVFFKEGSGAWLTDVDGNRYVDLVGSWGPLILGHAYPPIVEAILEAARRGTTFGAPVAAEVEFAELLCATVPSVEKVRLVSSGTEATVAAVRVARGFTGRDYILKFEGCFHGAGDPFLVKAGSGVETLGLPDSPGVPSALASLTLTAPFNDLEAVERIFNEKGKDIACAIIEPVVGNMGVLVPRPGYLEGLQKLCQKHGVLFVLDEVMTGFRLARGGAQELYGLKPDLTTMAKVVGGGMPLGAYGGRRDIMSKVAPEGPVYQSGTLSGNPVAVAAGLACVKALAAPGTYQRLEHLGLLLEEGFRAEAKAAGVPVTVNRVGSMLTVFFTAEPVFDYASAKKADTAMFGRFFHAMLQEGVYLPPSQFEAAFVSLAIGEPEVAHVLAAARKAFRALGDAR; this is encoded by the coding sequence ATGAAACACGCTCAAAGCCAGGCCCTCTTCGCCCGTGCGCAGGCGCGCATCCCGGGTGGCGTGAACTCTCCGGTGCGTGCCTTCCGTGGCGTGGGAGGCGACCCCGTCTTCTTCAAGGAGGGCTCCGGCGCGTGGCTCACCGACGTGGACGGCAACCGCTACGTGGACCTGGTGGGCAGCTGGGGCCCGCTCATCCTGGGCCACGCGTACCCGCCCATCGTGGAGGCCATCCTGGAGGCCGCGCGGCGCGGCACCACCTTCGGCGCGCCCGTCGCCGCGGAGGTGGAGTTCGCGGAGCTGCTCTGCGCCACGGTGCCTTCGGTGGAGAAGGTGCGCCTGGTCTCCAGCGGCACGGAGGCCACGGTGGCCGCCGTCCGCGTGGCGCGCGGCTTCACCGGCCGCGATTACATCCTCAAGTTCGAGGGCTGCTTCCACGGCGCGGGGGACCCGTTCCTCGTGAAGGCGGGCAGCGGCGTGGAGACGCTGGGCCTGCCGGACTCCCCGGGCGTGCCGTCCGCGCTGGCGTCGCTCACGCTCACCGCGCCCTTCAACGACCTGGAGGCCGTGGAGCGCATCTTCAACGAGAAGGGCAAGGACATCGCCTGCGCCATCATCGAGCCGGTGGTGGGCAACATGGGCGTGCTGGTGCCGCGCCCCGGCTACCTCGAAGGGTTGCAGAAGCTCTGCCAGAAGCACGGCGTGCTCTTCGTGCTGGATGAGGTGATGACGGGCTTCCGGCTGGCTCGCGGCGGCGCGCAGGAGCTGTACGGGCTCAAGCCGGACCTGACCACCATGGCGAAGGTGGTGGGCGGCGGCATGCCGCTGGGCGCGTACGGCGGCCGGCGCGACATCATGTCCAAGGTGGCGCCGGAGGGGCCCGTGTACCAGTCCGGCACGCTGTCCGGGAACCCGGTGGCGGTGGCGGCGGGCCTGGCGTGCGTGAAGGCGCTCGCGGCGCCGGGGACGTATCAGCGGTTGGAGCACCTGGGATTGCTGCTGGAGGAGGGCTTCCGCGCGGAGGCGAAGGCGGCGGGCGTGCCGGTGACGGTGAACCGCGTGGGCAGCATGCTCACGGTGTTCTTCACGGCGGAGCCGGTGTTCGACTACGCGTCCGCGAAGAAGGCGGACACGGCGATGTTCGGGCGCTTCTTCCACGCGATGCTCCAGGAAGGTGTGTACCTGCCGCCCAGCCAGTTCGAGGCGGCGTTCGTGTCGCTGGCCATCGGCGAGCCGGAGGTGGCGCACGTGCTCGCCGCGGCCCGCAAGGCGTTCCGCGCGCTTGGCGACGCCCGTTGA
- a CDS encoding HNH endonuclease — MRPVERGDWPVDNDGVRRTFSDYPEARGALIERMGEYCSFCEGRMNASLAVEHMLPQEHHPGLARDWHNFLLACVNCNSTKSAKRIRLGSYYWPDRDNTARAFVHAADGVVTVAPNLSPQEKRRAERTLQLTGLDRLPPHNPRASDRRWQHRREAWARAEEARDCLAASDTPHMRRLVIRQATALGHWSIWMTVFADDADMRQRLITAFTGTARACFDPVTRPVPRAGGAL, encoded by the coding sequence GTGAGACCGGTGGAGCGGGGGGACTGGCCCGTCGACAACGACGGCGTGCGCCGGACCTTCTCCGACTATCCGGAAGCGCGCGGCGCGCTCATCGAGCGCATGGGTGAGTACTGCTCGTTCTGCGAGGGCCGGATGAACGCCAGCCTCGCCGTGGAGCACATGCTTCCGCAGGAGCATCACCCCGGGCTCGCGCGGGACTGGCACAACTTCCTGCTCGCCTGCGTGAACTGCAACAGCACCAAGAGCGCCAAGCGCATCCGCCTGGGGAGCTACTACTGGCCGGACCGCGACAACACGGCCCGCGCCTTCGTCCACGCCGCGGACGGGGTCGTGACCGTGGCACCGAACCTGAGCCCCCAGGAGAAACGCCGCGCGGAGCGGACGCTCCAGCTCACGGGGCTCGACCGGTTGCCACCCCACAACCCCAGGGCCAGCGACCGCCGCTGGCAGCATCGCAGGGAGGCGTGGGCCCGAGCGGAAGAAGCCCGGGACTGCCTCGCCGCCTCCGACACGCCCCACATGCGACGGCTGGTCATCCGCCAGGCCACGGCGCTGGGCCACTGGTCCATCTGGATGACGGTCTTCGCGGACGACGCGGACATGCGCCAGCGGCTCATCACCGCGTTCACCGGCACCGCCCGGGCCTGCTTCGACCCGGTCACCCGGCCCGTCCCCCGCGCGGGCGGCGCGCTTTAG
- the gloA gene encoding lactoylglutathione lyase, translating to MRILHTMLRVGDLEKSLDFYTRVLGMTLLRRQDYPDGRFTLAFVGYGPEDTHPALELTHNWDTAKYELGSAYGHIALGVSDIHATANAIRQAGGKVVREPGPMKHGTTVIAFVEDPDGYKVELIQQKA from the coding sequence ATGCGCATCCTCCACACCATGCTCCGTGTCGGCGACCTGGAGAAGTCGCTCGACTTCTACACCCGCGTGCTCGGCATGACGCTCCTGCGCCGCCAGGACTACCCGGACGGCAGGTTCACCCTCGCCTTCGTCGGCTACGGCCCGGAGGACACCCATCCGGCCCTGGAGCTCACCCACAACTGGGACACGGCGAAGTACGAGCTGGGCTCCGCCTACGGCCACATCGCCCTGGGCGTCAGCGACATCCACGCCACCGCCAACGCCATCCGGCAGGCCGGCGGCAAGGTCGTCCGCGAGCCCGGCCCCATGAAGCACGGCACCACCGTCATCGCCTTCGTGGAGGACCCGGACGGCTACAAGGTGGAGCTCATCCAGCAGAAGGCCTGA
- a CDS encoding AAA family ATPase, producing the protein MRIERIEVKNFRGFASRAFEFSPSFNVLIGDNGTGKTAILDALSIAAGAIFLGLEGATPPGIHRDDVRRVMHTSGEVPTLEALYPVEVRCRGLIEGKSLEWARTLEGPNKHTTHGQTSDLSKRTLSWRSQVRKGKDVVLPLIAYYGTGRLWLQRRARQSTASDGARVLKPRSRFRGYHGCLDPSSNHKDFVSWFKTMELIQLQEGRALGTLGAVKHALRECMRDWTDVRYDLRLGMLVASKKDGAQLPFDMLSDGARSMLAMVGNIAYRAATLNPHLREQAPSQTPGIVLIDELDLHLHPNWQREVVDDLRKVFPQLQFVATTHSPFIVQSLRENELINLDDQSRETLPSRSIEDIAQEVMGVELPQRSHRHQVMMEAARKYYAALEQAKGSKGKELQRLKQELDELSAPFSDDVAYHAFLEMQRGKAGLPGDDS; encoded by the coding sequence ATGAGAATCGAGCGCATCGAGGTCAAGAACTTCCGTGGATTCGCGTCGCGAGCCTTCGAGTTCTCGCCCTCGTTCAACGTGCTCATCGGCGACAACGGCACGGGAAAGACGGCCATCCTCGACGCGCTCTCCATCGCGGCGGGCGCCATCTTCCTGGGCCTGGAGGGCGCCACGCCTCCCGGCATCCACCGCGATGACGTGCGGCGCGTGATGCACACCAGCGGCGAGGTCCCCACGCTGGAGGCCCTCTACCCCGTGGAGGTGAGATGCCGGGGCCTCATCGAGGGAAAGAGCCTGGAGTGGGCGCGGACGCTCGAAGGCCCCAACAAGCACACCACCCATGGACAGACCTCCGACCTGTCCAAGCGGACGCTGTCCTGGCGCTCCCAGGTCCGCAAGGGCAAGGACGTCGTCCTGCCGCTCATCGCCTACTACGGCACCGGGCGCCTCTGGCTGCAGCGCCGGGCCCGCCAGTCCACGGCGTCGGATGGAGCCAGGGTCCTCAAGCCCCGCTCGCGCTTCAGGGGCTATCACGGGTGCCTCGACCCCTCCTCCAATCACAAGGACTTCGTCTCCTGGTTCAAGACCATGGAGCTGATCCAGCTCCAGGAGGGGCGGGCGCTCGGCACGTTGGGCGCGGTGAAGCACGCGCTGCGCGAGTGCATGCGGGACTGGACTGACGTCCGCTATGACTTGCGGCTGGGCATGCTGGTCGCGAGCAAGAAGGACGGCGCCCAGCTGCCCTTCGACATGCTGAGTGACGGCGCCCGGAGCATGCTGGCCATGGTGGGCAACATCGCCTACCGCGCCGCCACCCTCAATCCGCACCTGCGTGAGCAGGCTCCCTCCCAGACGCCGGGCATCGTCCTCATCGACGAGCTGGATCTGCACCTGCACCCCAACTGGCAACGCGAGGTGGTGGACGACCTGCGCAAGGTCTTCCCCCAGCTGCAGTTCGTGGCCACGACCCACTCGCCCTTCATCGTCCAGTCGCTGCGCGAGAACGAGCTCATCAACCTGGATGATCAGTCCCGCGAGACGCTCCCCAGCCGGAGCATCGAGGACATCGCGCAGGAGGTGATGGGCGTGGAGCTTCCCCAGCGCAGCCACCGCCATCAGGTGATGATGGAGGCGGCGCGGAAGTACTACGCGGCGCTGGAGCAGGCGAAGGGCTCCAAGGGCAAGGAGCTCCAGCGCCTCAAGCAGGAGCTCGACGAGCTCTCCGCGCCCTTCAGCGACGACGTCGCCTACCACGCCTTCCTGGAGATGCAGCGAGGCAAGGCCGGGCTCCCCGGAGATGACTCGTGA